Part of the Anopheles coluzzii chromosome 3, AcolN3, whole genome shotgun sequence genome is shown below.
CCAATAAATGACAATATAAAAGATTGGTCATCGTGGtcattacataaaaaaaaatctattaaagcttaaaaaaatcaactgtATGTGTTCGGTAATATATTCGAACAAAAATTTGTAGTTAAAAGAAAGCACCACAAAGCCTCCCTTCGCACAGCGCATTTCAACTCGTTTGCATGCTTCTCTTACAGACCCTACCACACGATAAGAACCACCCATCAGCTCCACCCAACTAATAAGCGGGTGACGGAAATATGCAAATTCGCTAACTACCGTCTGTGTGGTTGAAGCAagcaaagagagaaagagagatagagagatacaGTGAGAAAGGGAGTATGGTTCGCAAATCGGTCCCGTTCTCCTTTCGCTTGAATGTGCCCCCAATTTGGTACACACACGGACCCCGGCAAAAGGAACAAGTGTCCATCAACGGTTCTGCTCCAGGCGCAGTGAGTGTGCATGAGCACGCTTCCGGTCCCGTACCGTAGTGGCAGCATAATTCACGAACCCCTAAACCGCCCCCAGGACCCTTCTTCTACCCCCCGCCGTTCTGGTTCTTGATTTTTACGCCACGATAAACGTATAATTCTCTTTTAAACGAGCGTGCTTTAAAACCAGAACCAATCCACCCTGTACACATCCACTGCCGGAACGagcgagggagggagagagagaaatcagcgaaaagaaaaagacgAAAACATGGCAGCTACTTCTAATCACGTCACGTTACTTAAATGAGCCTTATGAGACAGGCCGGCCGATTAAAAGTGGGTTAGTGTGTGGCCAATTTTGTGCCAGTTGGTTACAGGTAGGTTTGTACAGGAGGTTTGGGGAAGTAATTGCAGGCTGTAAATAATGAATACAAATGTGCCCATCAGTATCACGGGAGGGAGGTTGTTGATGTGTTAGAGAGCCGTAAGACAATCTGATAAGAGAAACAGATTTATATAATCATACGATATGTACAAAGCAGGTTAAGAAGTGGATGAATGCAACTTTAAATGTCTTTGGAATTAGGTATACAAAATTCCTTGTAGAAAATTCTTACAATTTCCAGTAAATAGCCAAATAGACCAATCCTAACCTAAAAGTAgctttttttatctctttctctctctctctctctctctctcttcacctTGCTCTTTagtgtatttaaaaaaatgtaggaCGGTAACGCGCAAAAGCGTAATACGACAAAGGAATTCTTTGCCTTAATACACGATAGACTTGAACGGTGCctgaagcgacgaaccttatTATCATATTAAAATGAATTGACGATTTATCCTCATCTTGTCAGTGCACTATCTTGACGATCTATGCTAACATATGACTCATGCAAAGGATTGTATCTTACAATCCTGGATTTCCTTGTTCCGATCCTGCCAAAAACCAGGCTCACACGGAAGAAgatatttaattcatttaactCATTATTATTTCACCAGTCTGCCTTTAAGGCTTAACTGAGTATTCTAATTACACTTAACTGTACTTAACTGAAGTATAATTACAATTACAGTTATTCAACAAtttagagaagaaaaaaaacaactaaatacAAAATGAATTGAGATAAAAAATCGTTATCTTTCGTAAACAGAAAGAAAGTAATACATAGAAGTAAATGGCAAGATTAAAAAGACGGACGAGATGTTCAGTCCCGAGAAACAACTTAAGGAGGAGTTGAAGTTGACGAGATTATGACCATGATAGAGAGTTCTTAAGCAGATCAAAGATCTCTAAAAATCAGCTAAAACCCTGAGTATGAAATCCatgattttatttgctttggtTATTACAACCTTTAACTGTTGTTTGAAATTTAACTGTCAATCAactcgtactcgcaagcgtaattttgattttcaccagcgcatctggcggcggctggtggaagctttttttggtcatcgagggaatggacctgccggatctcaaaattaagtagtttttccatcgttttccattgcaaaaatggatgcaatgcgtgcaagacatgtgtatctacgttttacaaaacttttctcctccgatttaagtaaaaaacatggaaaattaacgtattttctggagcggctccaaattgcttggcaaaatgcttcggtcagccgccgccagatgcgctagtgaaaatcaaaattccgcgtgcgagtacgatcaatgtagcccggccttaaggtTACAAAGAGACGCAACACGAGACAGAGATACATCGAGAAGCTTATAATCAATATAAATTGGAAAGCATATTTATCAGGACAAAGGCACATACAATGAGCACAACGTCATTCAAGGAAGGAATTTAGGTAGAGTTGAACACTTGCTTCGAATATTGGGCAAATGTGAGCGAAATTGAGCTCCAGATTTAAAGAGACATTGCCACTCACCTGTTGCTTCCAGCACCGCCACCCCCGTCCGGGCCCATCGTCCGATCGCGCATCGACTCCGTGTTGGCACTTGAAACGTTGTCCATCCCGGGACTCCGGCTACcctgctgctgcctgtgctCCGCCATCGGCGACTTCATCCGGTGCTCGCCATTGTACTCGTTCGACACCTTCTCACCCTCGCCGTCGCCCGCCACCGTCAGCTCGTGCGTTGCCACACCCATCGAGCCCTGCCcgtcaccgccaccaccaccacccgccccATGGCTCGTCTCGGTGTCGGTTGTATCGTCGTGCTCCTGCGAACCCTCCGTCAccttcgtcatcgtttgcgGTGCCATCGTACCGCCGCTTCCCGTCTCACCATCCCCGCCCGCTCCAGCACCTCCCGCCGTCGGTGGACGAATGTTGGTGAACGAACGGGCGTGAGCAATGCTCTTGATAGAAAGCAGCGATCCCCGGCTCATCATCCTGCGCAGCGGTTTCGTGCTGGTCGGTTTTTCGTTCATGCCGCCCGCCTTCGATCCAACGGTGTCTTCCCCTGTACCGTCCGCTCCCGCCGTACCGGGAGCGTTTCTAATTGAGGCGGACTGCAGGCGAGTGGAGGATGCCATCGTCCCATCGATAGCGGTCGCCGTCGTAGTGGCAGTGTCGGGCCGTTGGCCAGCATCAGCGGCACGGTCCAAATTGCGCTTGCTTCCCTTCAAGCTGATCAGGCTGAGCAGCGATCCCTTGCTCTGCAGCTTCGGCGTGGGGCGTGCCGATTTCACCCCCACATCGGTCGCTCCCTCCGTGACGGCATTGAGCGGACTCTTGCCACCGAGCTCCGTCCCGGACGCATCgcctccaccaccgccgcccgaGGAGTCTCCGCCACCCGTCCCTGCTGCCGTCTGGTGCAGGCTCGAACGCGAATCCGACCGCTTGTTCAGCAGCGAACTCTTCGAGTCGCTCTTCTTCGGCTTTCCGCCCATCGTTGCGAGCGATTTGTTGCTGTCGCTCTTCTTCAGCGATCGCTCCGAGTCACGCTTCTCGATGCGTTCCTTAGTGTCGGAACCGGCCCCGTCCGTCGCTTTCGCCGAACCTTTGCCACTTCGCATCTCCCCGCGGCTGTCACTCTTCATCAGCCCTCCCGGGCCGGTCATATCGTTGTCGGAGTGCCGGTTCGCCTTGGACTGGATCAGCGAGCTGCTGCTCTTGCCACCGCGGCCACTCTTGCCCGCTCCCATCATCCCGCCAGCACCGCCGGCAGCTTTCTGGTTCTTCTCGTACAGCTTGTTCGCCCGCCGCAACTGGCCCGGGTCGAGTGCAACGGCCGAGCTGCTTCGTCTCAGCTGCCTCCCCCGTCCTCCGGCTGCCGATTTGGCTCGGTTTGCCGGAGTTCCCGGCAGTGCTTTTCCACTCTTTACACGTCCAGCGCCACCCCCGGTTGCACCCATTTTCCTTTGATCTTTTTCGCCCATTCCACCTTTTGCACTCTTGTCTCTCCTCCTTGCGTTGGGTGTAAGCTTCTCCATGGCTGCGTCCCTGCCAGTGCCTCTCTGGCCCGCCTTCGACGCACCCTTTGGAAGCTCCGCAGCAGTCGGCTTTCGACGTCCACCTGGACCCGCCGTTCCAACACGATCACTGCGCGAACGAAAACTTGCGGCGTAGTTCAACGCACTCTTCAACATTCCTCCACCACCCGTTGACTTTTTCGACCGTTTTGGTCCTTCGTCGTATGGATCGtaatcgtcatcatcgtcatagCGTCCACCCTTCTTACTTGCGACCGTCTTCGGCTTCTTCCCCTTAGCACTAGCCGTGCCTGATGGTTTGGCCGCGCCCTTCGCtgcctttcccttctttccatcGGCTTTCTTCTCCTTCACCCCGTTGCCTTCCGAGTCTTTGCGCACGCCCGACCGCACGATGCCAAACTTCATCTTCAGTGCCATCTTTCGCTTCTCACCGCTTTCTTCCTCTCCCTGCGATGCCTTTGCAGCCGCCGCCCCCGCTGGTTTGGCGTGTTTTTCCGGCTCCGGCTCAGTGCTGCCCCCCTTTCGGGCACTTTCTATGATGGCGCGGGCAAGATTGAAGCGTCGCTTTTTCGGTGGCGACGCTTGCACATCTCCCTCCTTGCCGGACGGTGGCTCCGCCTTGCTTTGCGCCTTGGGATCCCTTTCCACGGACGCGTCCTTACTGCCGTCTGCCCGCCCCGGGGACACTTCCTTGCTTTTGTCCCGCGACCTTGGTGACATCAACAGCcctcgaatgttaaaaacggGCGCTCGGAAGCCTCCCTTCTCGCCGCCCTTCTTCCCGCTGCCAGCTCCTCCCTCTTTAAGATCGGCCTGCGAGCTTTCCATCGAATCCTTGTCCGGTACGGGCGATAGAGTGGGCCGGCCGGAGAATGGTTTGTAGCCAAACAGCTTCAGATTCTTCAACTGATGCTCCGGTATCGATATGCGATCGCCGTCCGTCCCCGTTCCGGACAGGCCCGACTCGCTCGGCGTGGGCGTGATCGAGCGCCCGTCCTCCGACGGCTGCGTGATTGTCACTTTGGCACTTGGCACGGTCGATTTTTTGCTAATCACCTCGAGCACACCGCGCTGCCGCCGGCCCGGGTTGGGCGCTAGCGAGAGGGAGGTTTTCGACTTTGCGGGACGTTTCGTGCGGGCGGAGGCCGCCTTCGGGTGGCCACCGAGCGTGCTGAGGGACAGTTCCGAGCCGCTGAAACGCCTCCGATGACCGTGCGCTGCACCGATGGAGCCTTCCTCGGGGAAATCGGCCCCGTAACCATAGAAGCCGACGTTCGAGGTGCCCTGGGTGGCGGAACTGGCCGACAGGATGCGGGAGGAGGCGAGCCGGTGCTTCTCGCGGTACGGCGAGTAGCGGTTGCTACCGCCGGCCAGATCGAACGAGCTGGACTTGGGCAGGACTTCGTTGATGATGGTGAAGGCGGTGTTTTTGTGCTGGCGTGCGTCCGATACTCTAAAACATGAGAAGAGATTGGTTAAGAAGAGGTAGGATCAATATATAAAACAAGaaccagaaaaaaataaaatcaaatggagacgcctggtgccTTGTAGCAATAAAGCTCAATGGATGCGCCTGGTGCTTTGTAACAATAACGCTCAATGGATGCGCCTGGtacttcattaaaaaaaataaccccACACTCACCTAAAATTAGATCCCGTGTTTATCTTATCCCTGATAATGGCAGTCGATGGATCGGTACGGCCGTACCGTAGCATCCGCTCGAACTCACTGTTCCCATCGCTCGACGTGGAAGGATCGTGAATCCCTCCCACGGGCAGTGCCGAGGCTCCCTCCTCGTATCCAACCGGTCCGTGCCCGATCACCGTGAAGGTGGCCGTTCCCGGTCCGGCATCACCCATCATATCGACCATCGCGGACCCCCGCATCCCGTACACGCTCGAGTCGGTGATGGAGTTGCGCCGGGAGGCACgggccgccgctgccgcccgCGGATTCTGGAAGACGCCATTCTCGATCCGGCGCGTTATGTTGCCGCCAGTGAACTGCTGCACGTCGGCCACCGTGCGGCTGTTGGTGGGAATGAGGCTATGCTGGTACTCGTGCTCGGAGAAATCAATCCAATCGTTCTGCTTCAGCAGATCCATGTCGAAAATGTTCGATCTGAAGGGGTGGGAAGGTAAAAGGTAGTTTACATCAATATAAGTTAATTCTAAAAGGTTAAAATTTATTGCAGAAACACTCCTGCATAATGAGAGTATATTTTCgagataaatttaaaaaaaatgtaataatttttcaaaattaattatttgcacCATTTTAAGACCTCAACAAGCACTCCCAAGCGAAGCTTACGGtaacacccaaaaaaaagctctTGGCGTCAGTTTGACGTCTGCCGCAGACACTGTCAAAAAGCACCCGGCCCGAAAGTGTGTCAAACTGGGGTGTGCGTGTATTGGTAGCATTAGCGGAATGGACATTCCCAGCGTtgtatataaaacaaaaaattgagAGCCCTTTGTTGAGGTGGTCTCAAACAACTGTACCCAAAACGCAGGACCGACCGGTTCAGGTGAAACCGGTACAACCGGTACAAACTCGGTACAGCGCGCGAGTACATAACGCCCCACTGAGTGACCTCCATGTAGCTGTGCGTGCGGGCACAAGTTGGTCAGTCGGTCTTTTCCCTTACCCGGTCTTTTCCCTTTCATCGCTTCACAAAACCAAACCCGCACCCTCCCCCAGCGAAGCGATGTAAATGATGGACCCACTTCGCActatttcctttcttcttttttgctttgtttttttttttttggtatggcGAAGCGGTTTTGTGTAACCAACATCTTGCGGCGACTTGAGctgtttctctctcgctctctctctctcgttctctcctTGACCGGCCGTCAACGTCGCTTTCGATGAGGATAAGTTCAGGGAGATAATGAAAAGGTGGCGCAAGCGATAAAACCCGCCCGGCACCTGATTCGGACACCGCGGCGAAGGCCTTTCCGGGGGTCTCTGGCGCTGACCGTCAAAAGACCGGACGTCATGGCTGGACAGTCGTTATGTTTGGCATTTGCTTTGATATTcgagagggaggggggggatgTTTCGTTTGCTGTAAGTATGCTTTTTGCCCATTTGTTGAGCTGCAAATATGCAGATGGGTTTAGcgcgtttttgtttcgttttttttatattattttattttaaatcgaTTGCTAAGGTAATTCATTCATGTtaacacacttttttttgcactgatGTAGTTACAGAATGAAGATCTAAAAGAAAGTACGATAACTTTTTCATTTAACCATGAAAATTTACCAAAAAGCCAGAAAACTCCTTTTTAACCAAGTAAACCCTCTTTTATAAGAActatttttgattaatttaaattcatttaaaaaaataaaaaacttttttgctttcattaatgtttaaaaatcattttaaaaagccATATTTTACTTCAAAACAATGTAATTCCCATTACGTTAGCAGAATCTTGAATACATTCCACAATATGCTCatagaaaaaatgcaaaaagaagagataGTACTGACATTTTACAAATGTCAAACCACCTTGCCCGAGCTTTGGTCGAGAACATGAAGATAGGAATGCACATGCACTCGAGAAGGCAAATAGTTTTAGGGCGACAGCACAACAGTAGAaacctccacacacacacttgaaaGAAAGAATACCGGAGCGTCCTTGAATCGTGCGACCCGTGCAGGATGAAACAACTTTCATTCCGAACGGACCAGAACGGACAGAAGGAATGCACTCTACCGTTAGTGGCGAGGTCTTAAAAATAGTTTAGGCAAAATATGGCCACCATGAGATCACGATGGTGCCTCTGATGCGTTTTCTCCCCTTCGGCCCTCCCCGAGGGTTACGTTCTATTCTAAGACTAACCCACCGTGGCAAACTTCACCGTTTACCGCGACGTCATCAATGTGATGACATTTCTGACCAGTGGTGAGGCAAATTCCGGAGCAGAATGTTCCCATTTTCCGCTCGGtgacaaaaaacaaagcaacgtGTACGGAAAAACAGGTGAACTATTTATTCGTGTACCAAACCCACGGAATGGGGCGACAAGTGATCGCGTTTTGGAATGCAACGGTGAAGCCGGGGTAGCAGGCACAGCGGTAGTAGTGCTGATTTTAGAAGGGTCATTCCGTTTTATGACGTAACGTTATAATTGTTTTCCTGATTGGTTTGACgtgtatattttttcttctttttggagcgcaatgtttctttttgctgGTAAGTCAAAATAAGAGTTCTTCTACGCTCATGTTTTAACATAACTTCCTCATTTCTCAGAATTATCATTCTTCAGATCTTATTTCTCTACTTTAAAAGaagctttaatttaattttttttaaatgagaTGCGTTATTTGATTACAATGCTAGATTTACttaatgaaaaattatgctaaatttacttttttattacaaatattCTTACTATGTCTTAGGAAAAGTgccaaaacaaacactaaCATTTTTTCTAACAACAAATAGGCAGAACACTGTCTACTTTTGCTACACAAACCCTTGAAATCTTGAGAAGTATTAGACCTTTCAGGCATTTCATAGCATTGTTTAATAATTGGTGCTATTTTCTTTCATGTTTGCAGATACGGATCCaaaattcttcttttttttgtaacgctTAAGATTCTATACATCGCTCGCTTGGTCCATTTGAGAATTGAAACCAAAGACAGGCATAATGTAAACTCACAAGCTTAAAGACTTTAACTAGAGAGTGACCCATGCGAAACAAGACTGCATTTTAGGAATctttaattaacaaaaaatcttcttctttgtcaCAACAACCGATGGTCGGTCAAGCCCTGTCTGTACCCACTAGTCAAATGGGCTTTCAGTtgcttattgttaccatagcaggatattcAGTA
Proteins encoded:
- the LOC120955313 gene encoding protein stum codes for the protein MYSQNGGRSSSSTARASAASTVQQRYPPNHHAYGAGGGGASGSVGRSRPGFLGSYGSSSTPSSSLENQRSLEGQHSATSTTGTATTSLFGDPVLPATRHADLLGGEDLYQNLKNNIELYHAKLYNDQERQRQAERDALFEQYANGAAHRSVSAVGGGGMVKGGLVKPAADNGVTVYSEMPARRRSFGRTQSAGMGVDMSTSRSNIFDMDLLKQNDWIDFSEHEYQHSLIPTNSRTVADVQQFTGGNITRRIENGVFQNPRAAAAARASRRNSITDSSVYGMRGSAMVDMMGDAGPGTATFTVIGHGPVGYEEGASALPVGGIHDPSTSSDGNSEFERMLRYGRTDPSTAIIRDKINTGSNFRVSDARQHKNTAFTIINEVLPKSSSFDLAGGSNRYSPYREKHRLASSRILSASSATQGTSNVGFYGYGADFPEEGSIGAAHGHRRRFSGSELSLSTLGGHPKAASARTKRPAKSKTSLSLAPNPGRRQRGVLEVISKKSTVPSAKVTITQPSEDGRSITPTPSESGLSGTGTDGDRISIPEHQLKNLKLFGYKPFSGRPTLSPVPDKDSMESSQADLKEGGAGSGKKGGEKGGFRAPVFNIRGLLMSPRSRDKSKEVSPGRADGSKDASVERDPKAQSKAEPPSGKEGDVQASPPKKRRFNLARAIIESARKGGSTEPEPEKHAKPAGAAAAKASQGEEESGEKRKMALKMKFGIVRSGVRKDSEGNGVKEKKADGKKGKAAKGAAKPSGTASAKGKKPKTVASKKGGRYDDDDDYDPYDEGPKRSKKSTGGGGMLKSALNYAASFRSRSDRVGTAGPGGRRKPTAAELPKGASKAGQRGTGRDAAMEKLTPNARRRDKSAKGGMGEKDQRKMGATGGGAGRVKSGKALPGTPANRAKSAAGGRGRQLRRSSSAVALDPGQLRRANKLYEKNQKAAGGAGGMMGAGKSGRGGKSSSSLIQSKANRHSDNDMTGPGGLMKSDSRGEMRSGKGSAKATDGAGSDTKERIEKRDSERSLKKSDSNKSLATMGGKPKKSDSKSSLLNKRSDSRSSLHQTAAGTGGGDSSGGGGGGDASGTELGGKSPLNAVTEGATDVGVKSARPTPKLQSKGSLLSLISLKGSKRNLDRAADAGQRPDTATTTATAIDGTMASSTRLQSASIRNAPGTAGADGTGEDTVGSKAGGMNEKPTSTKPLRRMMSRGSLLSIKSIAHARSFTNIRPPTAGGAGAGGDGETGSGGTMAPQTMTKVTEGSQEHDDTTDTETSHGAGGGGGGDGQGSMGVATHELTVAGDGEGEKVSNEYNGEHRMKSPMAEHRQQQGSRSPGMDNVSSANTESMRDRTMGPDGGGGAGSNSDEFDEDEQVKCSKCCCACCAPCCTRFCLPFRRCFRSCSGCCGRSRLGKRKADGQLAKEQTAKQTTANEPGKQSCWERLFGCCRRCRNSKTAPESTAIVQRAPAAASQPKSSLASCWQSLSCCASCRRNKSRELVPRSSIDSDPPSEDQSRCRSCWSSLLCCCRPKPPTDGKGTQVKRHKMEEPVEMETVKCCFCFKRQRPKVKAKPKKKVPVKSTFNCLSCCMMCCKKKGDNQSRRTSNLSKKQSIAPTIPPEDLRPKIDMSLVEHSSLMRGAIPVLPICLAYFCLFLNVVIPGSGTVLSGGLCLCIGKPRFSQHDSIKGRIGSFIINCIVGISQCFTIIFCVVGWGWAIWWGTIMLRLARQHRKILEMEAAQEEGEEQTTLSNRTGASNPPVALVSKTHRDVETGR